Proteins encoded in a region of the Cyclopterus lumpus isolate fCycLum1 chromosome 23, fCycLum1.pri, whole genome shotgun sequence genome:
- the tfec gene encoding transcription factor EC isoform X5, with the protein MRNGHMPPVSDSSNPDSPVTLLSMANHDSEFPMDEVIDDLISLESGFNDGGLDCMESNLIMQNNVSLSGSMLDIYGGEQVHDTRGMAKERQKKDNHNLIERRRRYNINYRIKELGTLIPKSNDPDMRWNKGTILKASVEYIKWLQKEQQHARELESRQKKLEQANRRLLLRIQELEIQARAHGLPNMASSLGTVELSSHLLKQQQQSSPQAQLPQQPPLYQEDPNSDYLQRIAGVPSSIPAAAGPQDHIPGADGCSTFSDPLSHFTDFFSATLKEEHRLDEILMDDPLSPFGTDPLLSAGSPEAASKDSSRRSSFSSAEDDDL; encoded by the exons ATGAGGAACGGACACATGCCCCCTGTCAGCGACAGCAGCAACCCCGACAGCCCCGTTACCCTGCTCAGCATGGCCAATCACGACAGCGAG tTCCCAATGGATGAAGTTATTGATGACCTAATTAGTCTTGAATCCGGTTTCAATGATGGAGGCTTGGATTGCATGGAGTCTAACCTCATAATGCAAAACAAT GTGTCCCTCAGTGGCAGCATGCTGGATATCTATGGGGGTGAACAAG TACACGACACAAGAGGGATGgccaaagagagacagaaaaaggacaacCACAATCTGA TTGAAAGGAGGCGAAGATACAACATCAACTACAGGATTAAGGAGCTGGGGACGCTCATACCAAAGTCGAATGACCC GGACATGCGCTGGAACAAAGGCACTATCCTGAAGGCCTCGGTGGAGTACATAAAGTGGCTgcagaaggagcagcagcatgCTCGGGAGCTTGAGAGCCGTCAGAAAAAGCTGGAGCAAGCAAACAGGAGACTTCTGCTGAGGATCCAG GAACTTGAGATCCAGGCACGAGCGCACGGCCTCCCGAACATGGCATCGTCCTTGGGGACAGTTGAACTATCCTCCCACCTtctcaaacagcagcagcagtcgtCTCCCCAGGCTCAGCTACCCCAGCAGCCGCCCCTCTACCAGGAGGACCCCAACAGCGATTACCTCCAGAGGATAGCCGGCGTGCCGTCGTCCATCCCCGCTGCCGCCGGGCCGCAGGATCACATCCCCGGTGCCGACGGCTGCTCCACGTTCTCTGACCCGCTGTCCCACTTCACAGACTTCTTCAGCGCTACCCTCAAGGAGGAGCACCGGCTGGATGAGATCCTGATGGATGACCCGCTCTCGCCGTTTGGCACCGACCCGCTCCTCTCGGCCGGCTCGCCCGAGGCCGCGTCCAAGGACAGCAGCCGCAGGAGCAGTTTCAGCTCCGCGGAGGACGACGACCTATAA
- the tfec gene encoding transcription factor EC isoform X3 has product MPHLTGCSYYTMRDAASASNVQSHLENSKFHLHQTQNQQVKQYLTLGSKLASSAGQGHAVLHPHAPGQPLANVPIMRNGHMPPVSDSSNPDSPVTLLSMANHDSEFPMDEVIDDLISLESGFNDGGLDCMESNLIMQNNVSLSGSMLDIYGGEQVHDTRGMAKERQKKDNHNLIERRRRYNINYRIKELGTLIPKSNDPDMRWNKGTILKASVEYIKWLQKEQQHARELESRQKKLEQANRRLLLRIQELEIQARAHGLPNMASSLGTVELSSHLLKQQQQSSPQAQLPQQPPLYQEDPNSDYLQRIAGVPSSIPAAAGPQDHIPGADGCSTFSDPLSHFTDFFSATLKEEHRLDEILMDDPLSPFGTDPLLSAGSPEAASKDSSRRSSFSSAEDDDL; this is encoded by the exons ATGCCACACTTAACTGGCTGCAGTTACTACACAATGCGGGATGCAGCCAGCGCTTCAAAT GTACAGAGCCACCTGGAGAACTCCAAGTTCCACCTCCATCAGACCCAGAATCAGCAGGTCAAGCAGTacctgactctgggttccaagCTGGCCTCGTCGGCCGGGCAGGGCCACGCCGTTCTGCATCCCCACGCCCCGGGCCAGCCGCTGGCCAACGTGCCGATCATGAGGAACGGACACATGCCCCCTGTCAGCGACAGCAGCAACCCCGACAGCCCCGTTACCCTGCTCAGCATGGCCAATCACGACAGCGAG tTCCCAATGGATGAAGTTATTGATGACCTAATTAGTCTTGAATCCGGTTTCAATGATGGAGGCTTGGATTGCATGGAGTCTAACCTCATAATGCAAAACAAT GTGTCCCTCAGTGGCAGCATGCTGGATATCTATGGGGGTGAACAAG TACACGACACAAGAGGGATGgccaaagagagacagaaaaaggacaacCACAATCTGA TTGAAAGGAGGCGAAGATACAACATCAACTACAGGATTAAGGAGCTGGGGACGCTCATACCAAAGTCGAATGACCC GGACATGCGCTGGAACAAAGGCACTATCCTGAAGGCCTCGGTGGAGTACATAAAGTGGCTgcagaaggagcagcagcatgCTCGGGAGCTTGAGAGCCGTCAGAAAAAGCTGGAGCAAGCAAACAGGAGACTTCTGCTGAGGATCCAG GAACTTGAGATCCAGGCACGAGCGCACGGCCTCCCGAACATGGCATCGTCCTTGGGGACAGTTGAACTATCCTCCCACCTtctcaaacagcagcagcagtcgtCTCCCCAGGCTCAGCTACCCCAGCAGCCGCCCCTCTACCAGGAGGACCCCAACAGCGATTACCTCCAGAGGATAGCCGGCGTGCCGTCGTCCATCCCCGCTGCCGCCGGGCCGCAGGATCACATCCCCGGTGCCGACGGCTGCTCCACGTTCTCTGACCCGCTGTCCCACTTCACAGACTTCTTCAGCGCTACCCTCAAGGAGGAGCACCGGCTGGATGAGATCCTGATGGATGACCCGCTCTCGCCGTTTGGCACCGACCCGCTCCTCTCGGCCGGCTCGCCCGAGGCCGCGTCCAAGGACAGCAGCCGCAGGAGCAGTTTCAGCTCCGCGGAGGACGACGACCTATAA
- the tfec gene encoding transcription factor EC isoform X4, translated as MRRCCVVKVTTLTEIQLLQVQSHLENSKFHLHQTQNQQVKQYLTLGSKLASSAGQGHAVLHPHAPGQPLANVPIMRNGHMPPVSDSSNPDSPVTLLSMANHDSEFPMDEVIDDLISLESGFNDGGLDCMESNLIMQNNVSLSGSMLDIYGGEQVHDTRGMAKERQKKDNHNLIERRRRYNINYRIKELGTLIPKSNDPDMRWNKGTILKASVEYIKWLQKEQQHARELESRQKKLEQANRRLLLRIQELEIQARAHGLPNMASSLGTVELSSHLLKQQQQSSPQAQLPQQPPLYQEDPNSDYLQRIAGVPSSIPAAAGPQDHIPGADGCSTFSDPLSHFTDFFSATLKEEHRLDEILMDDPLSPFGTDPLLSAGSPEAASKDSSRRSSFSSAEDDDL; from the exons ATGCGTCGCTGTTGCGTGGTCAAAGTGACCACCTTGACAGAGATCCAACTTCTACAG GTACAGAGCCACCTGGAGAACTCCAAGTTCCACCTCCATCAGACCCAGAATCAGCAGGTCAAGCAGTacctgactctgggttccaagCTGGCCTCGTCGGCCGGGCAGGGCCACGCCGTTCTGCATCCCCACGCCCCGGGCCAGCCGCTGGCCAACGTGCCGATCATGAGGAACGGACACATGCCCCCTGTCAGCGACAGCAGCAACCCCGACAGCCCCGTTACCCTGCTCAGCATGGCCAATCACGACAGCGAG tTCCCAATGGATGAAGTTATTGATGACCTAATTAGTCTTGAATCCGGTTTCAATGATGGAGGCTTGGATTGCATGGAGTCTAACCTCATAATGCAAAACAAT GTGTCCCTCAGTGGCAGCATGCTGGATATCTATGGGGGTGAACAAG TACACGACACAAGAGGGATGgccaaagagagacagaaaaaggacaacCACAATCTGA TTGAAAGGAGGCGAAGATACAACATCAACTACAGGATTAAGGAGCTGGGGACGCTCATACCAAAGTCGAATGACCC GGACATGCGCTGGAACAAAGGCACTATCCTGAAGGCCTCGGTGGAGTACATAAAGTGGCTgcagaaggagcagcagcatgCTCGGGAGCTTGAGAGCCGTCAGAAAAAGCTGGAGCAAGCAAACAGGAGACTTCTGCTGAGGATCCAG GAACTTGAGATCCAGGCACGAGCGCACGGCCTCCCGAACATGGCATCGTCCTTGGGGACAGTTGAACTATCCTCCCACCTtctcaaacagcagcagcagtcgtCTCCCCAGGCTCAGCTACCCCAGCAGCCGCCCCTCTACCAGGAGGACCCCAACAGCGATTACCTCCAGAGGATAGCCGGCGTGCCGTCGTCCATCCCCGCTGCCGCCGGGCCGCAGGATCACATCCCCGGTGCCGACGGCTGCTCCACGTTCTCTGACCCGCTGTCCCACTTCACAGACTTCTTCAGCGCTACCCTCAAGGAGGAGCACCGGCTGGATGAGATCCTGATGGATGACCCGCTCTCGCCGTTTGGCACCGACCCGCTCCTCTCGGCCGGCTCGCCCGAGGCCGCGTCCAAGGACAGCAGCCGCAGGAGCAGTTTCAGCTCCGCGGAGGACGACGACCTATAA